The Flavobacterium johnsoniae UW101 genomic interval GATGATGGTAAAACCTATACTACAGTTTCTTACGTAATCTTCGAAGGAAATAAAGCCGAACTTTTCTTAGATACTCAAAAAGAATCAATCATTTTAGAAAGAAAATCAGAAGGAGATTCGTGGATTAATGGCGATTGGCAGTTAATTCCGTGGAAAGGATATGTTTTGAAGAAATCAGGGAAAATTCTTTATACTGGGAAATAAAGTTTACAGTCGCAGTTTTTAGTCTCAGTTGTTGGGCTGAAAACTGCGACTTTTTTTGCTATAATTTATTTATTATTCGATCAAAAAAGTCATCTCTTTCAGAAACGATTCCTAAGTGTTTATGATAACGCAATCCAGAAGTTTCAGCCTGTGCATTTTCATTTGCTAACAGAGCATATCCTTTTGCAGTTTGAATGTTGGAATTATAATAATTTAGAATTGCCAGCATCGAAAAAACTTTATACTTATCAATAGGAAATAATAAACCAGATATTTTCTCTTCTAATATCTTTTCTACATTTAAATATTCATTAGTTAATTTATTTTTGATAATTAACTCAGAATAAATTATATCGGAATTTGTTTTTACGTTTGGGTAAACCTTTTCAAAATCAATTGCTTTTCTATAATATTCGATTGCTTTTTCTAAATTTTTTTCAAGTAAAAAAATATCTCCAAAAGTTTTATAAACAGAACTTTTCTCCAAATTATTGTCAGGATAGTCATCAAGAACTTTTTGAAGTAATTCTTTTGCAATTTTTAAAAGTTTATTGTCTTTAGTGTACAATAATTCAATAGCCTGAATTTTTAGATATTGCGCACGTCCATCTTTTCTTGCACGTGCAAGTTTAGTAAAGAAATGTTCTTCATCATCTTTCGCCCATGTTTTTTTTTCTAAACCAATCTGACATATTTACTTTTTTTAATTTGACTAAAGTCTTTTATTTATTATCAAAAAAGGCAGTCAATGATTTTGAAGTTTCCTCAGGTTGTTTCAATTGTATAAATTCTCCATTTTCATCTATTGTAAAAATTCCTTTAAACACTTCCGGCATTACTTCATATTGTTCATTTACCTGATCTAGAGTTACTTTGAAACAATTGTATTTATATTTATCAGCGAGGTATGGTAAAGCATTTTTTCCTCTTAATAGCTCATATTCCTGATAATTATAAGGCGTAGTTACCTGTATTTTTTTTAATATTTCATTAAATTTTATCAGAAGCTTTTCTATCTCTTTTTCAGATATAAATTTTGCAAGCCCGCGAAGAGCGTATATCTTCATGTCCAGATATTTTTCTTTTTTATAAGCATTATTAAAGAAATCTTTTAATTCTGGAAAATCGCAGTCATATAATAATTTTAATATTTTATTTCTTATATCAAGATGTTTTGTAGTAGAATAAATTCTTATTAGATGACTAATATTGTTTTTATCAATCAAATTCTTATCTAAAAAAAATAAAGCTTTTCTAAAATCAGGTTTATTTTCTTTGATTTTTTCATCAGTTAATATTTCAGGAAATTTGCTCATAGCCATTTAAATTTATTGTAAACTCAATACAAATGAGTCAACTTTTTGGCTTCAAAGTTAAAACTTAAAAATGAAAAATTAAATTAAAATGAAAGATATTTCCTTCAATGAACTATAGTGTTAACCAATTTTTAAAATCAAAGAAATTCTGCGGTGCAACGCCGTGACCAACAGGATATTCTTTATACATAACCGGAATATTTAATTTTTCTAGAATTGCCGGGGTTTTTCTAGCCCATTCAATTGGAATAACCTGATCTACAGTTCCGTGTGAAGCGAAAAATTTTAGGTTTTTGAAATCATTATTTTCAAAACCTTCTTTTATAATTTCATCATTAAAATAACCGCTCATTGCTACAACTCTCTGAATTTTTTCAGGATAAGAAAGTGCTGCCGCATAGCTTAAAATTGATCCCTGGCTGAAACCAATCAAAGTCACATTATTGGCATCAATAGGGTAATTTGCCACTAATTCATCAATAAAACCTGCAATTACATCTCTTGAAGTTCTGGCTTGTTCATTGTCTGAAAATTTATTCTGATCTGCATCAAAATTAATCGCGTACCAGGCATAAGCTCCATATTGTAAATCATAAGGTGCTCTTGCCGAAATTATATAGTAATTATCAGGAAGTTCAGATGCAAATGAGAATAAATCAGCCTCATTGCTTCCGTATCCGTGTAATAAAAGCAACAACGGATTTTTATCTAAAATTACTTTTGGTTCTCTTATTTTGTATTCTAAAGATAGACTCATATTTTTAATTGTGAATTGTAAATTGTGAATTGTTGATTTTCAGTCGCAGTCTCAATTTTTAGTTGTTAACTTTAACAAACTTTGTTGATGATGTTATTAGGTAAATCCGTTGAAATCCGTGTTTTTGCTTGCAAATCCGTGTTATCTGTGTTCTAAATTTATACGCTGATAAAACAGATTCGCTAAAAGCGAAAACGCTGATTTGAACAGATTTCTTTTTGGGAAGTTCAAAATTCCGAATATTTACCCAATAGATTTAAACCATTTTTGAAATACATTTCCAACTAAAGGAATTGGTCTCATCTGGCCTTGAATAGCGCTGAAAATCCCATATGTCCAAAGAATCGAAATACAGATCCACATTGGGAAAGTGATATAAAAGCTGTCAAAATTGCTGATGATCGCTCCAAAAGAAATAAAAGTTAGTGATAAACCTAAAGCCTGGCGAATGTGAAAAGACGCAAAACTGTTTTTATTTTCAGAATTCATAGACATTGCAATCAAAACACCAATAATTAAAATATAACTGGTAATTGCGATTGATTTTCCCTCTTCGATTGTATTGTTCATTGTATTATTTTGTAACAAGTTGATTTTGATTTAAAATTCCGTACACAGAACCTTTAAGTTCAGTTCCTAAAAAAGCAGAATTTTTAGATTTTGAAAGAATGTTTTCTTTCGTAAAAGTTGACTTACCTTCGGTTGTAAATAAAGTGATATTTGCTTTTGCTCCTTCCTGAATAGTATGATTTTCAAGACCAAAAACCGTTCTTGCTGCAGTTAGTTTTGCAACTATAGTTTCAACTGGTAAAACGGTTAATAATGCTCCAAAAGCACTTTCTAAGCCAATTGTTCCGTTTTTGGCCGTATCAAATTCCATTTTTTTGAATTCAATATCAATTGGGTTGTGGTCAGAAGTAATCATGTCAATAGTTCCATCGGCGATTCCGTTTAGTAAAGCCTGTCTGTCAACCTCAGTTCTTAATGGCGGCGTAACTTTAAAACGAGTATCAAAACCGTCTAGTTTCTCATCGGTTAAAACCAAATGGTGTACAGATGCGCTTGCTGTTACATTTAAGCCTTTAGCTTTAGCTTCTCTAATTAATTCTACTGATTTTGCTGTTGAAATAGTTGGAATGTGAAGTTTTCCGCCTGTATATTCCAATAAAAATAAGTTTCTTGAAATTTGCAGTTCTTCGGCTAGATTTGGAATTCCTTTTAAACCTAATCTTGTAGAAACGATTCCTTCGTTTGCAACGCCGTTTCCTTTAATATTCGGGTCTTGCGAATATGCAATTACCAATCCGTCAAAATCTTGTACATACTGCAAAGCGATCTTTAGGATATTAGCGTTGTCGATACTTTTGTTATAATCTCCAAAAGCGATTGCGCCGGCGTTTTTCATATCAAAAAGTTCTGCCATATCTTTTCCTTCACTTGCTTTGGTTAAAGCTCCAATTGGGAAAATTTCTGTCGCAAAACCATTTGCTTTGTTTTTTACAAAACTTACCTGCGACTGGTTGTCGATAACAGGTAAGGAGTTTGGCTGTAAACCAATTGCTGTAAAACCGCTTTTTGCAGCAACGTTAAGTCCGTTTGCAATGGTTTCTCTGTCTTCGTAACCAGGTTCTCCAAGAGAAACACTGCTGTCAAACCATCCCTGAGAAACATACAGATCATCAAATCGAACTATTTCGGCACCATCATCGGGAAGAGAAACTCCTATTTTTTCTATTAAACCATCTGCAATTAAAAGATCAACGGTCTGGTTGTGAAACGGACTTTTTGAGTCGATAATTTTGGCGCTTTTGATGATTATTTTCATATGTAGATATTTTTTTGTCGTAAAATGATTTCTGTAAAAAGTAAAATTATTTTTAAAACATTAGTGCTTAATTTTTTTGAACCATGAAGAATTAAGTTAATAAAGAGAAAGCTTAATATTCTTAATGTTCTTTAATGGTGAAAAAATTATTTTACAAATTTTATAATTGCCATTTCTAATGCTAAAAATAACAGTGCAAAGATAACAAACCATTTCCAAATTTGACTGTCGGTACGCTCAGTTTGTAAGGTGTTAAAAATGGTCGAAATCGTATCCGCAGTTTTAAAATCAGAAACTACATTTGTGTTTACCTTACTCAAATCACTTTCGGTTCTTTTATAATTAAAACTCAAATTTTCAACCCATTCTTTTTTATCAAAAATGCTGTAATTTCCAGCTGTTTCAGGAAAATCATTAAATGTTAATTTGACTTTATTATTCAAAATCTGCTGAATCGGAATAAACGAATCTTCAGTTCCTTTTACTTCCAAAATAGCATCTTTTGTCAATAAAACATCAACGAAATAAGGCTGGTTGCTGCCAATTGTTAAGGCATTTATACCAGTTTTTTGATTGTGCTGCGCTATTTTGTAAAACAACGGTACAATTAGAGGTGATTGCTGAAAATTTGAATTAGAGGCATTTATAGGAGCCGAAAAAACTGTAATTCCAGCTGTAGGATTTTGAACTGCCGTTACAAATGCACTTTGATCTTCATAAGATAAAACAGCCGGATATGGGCTTGAAATATCAAATGAACTATTTGTTTTTGGATATTGAAAATTTGTGATTTTATTTTCGAAAACACCAGAAAATAACGGATGATCAAAATTAATTTTGGTAATGAGTTTACTTTCTGTTTTTAGATTGTTAAACTGAACTTTTCCAAAATTTCCTAAAAACGAATTTAGATTTGAAACTGAAGTTTTTTCAGAAGGAATTACAACTAAATTACCGCCTTTTGAAACAAATGCTTTTAAAGTGGTCTGCAAAGCCTGCGGAATTTCAGCTAATTCGTTTAAGATTATCGTATTTTGTTTCTCTAAACTATTGTAATCCAGAGAACTGATAGAGTAATTGTTGTAATTGAATTCGGCAGAAGTATAAATTCTTGATAAGAAATTACTTTTTTCGGGTTCGCCAATGCTGATTACGTTTGTTTTTTTGTTTTTAGAAATGCTGAAAAACAATTTATTATCGTAAGTCAAACCATTGTCTTCTATTGAAACATAACCATGAAAAGCTTCTTTTGGAATCGTGAAGCTGATTTTCTTTTTCTTTGTATCAAAATTGATGATTGTTTTGGCAATCAGTTTGTTTTGATTGTATAATGCTGTAGAAATGGGTTTGAAATCTTCTCCGTAGCCTGATAAATCAACACCAATTTCGTAGAAATTCTCTAAAGTCTGATTAATGTAAACGCTGTCAATAGATACATTGTTTTTTTGCTCTGCTTCGGGAATTATAAAATAAGGTTTTTTTCCAGTATCAATATTTTTAATATCAGTTAAGCCAACTGCATCCGAAATAATTACAATATCTTTATTATATGCAGATTTGTGCGCTTTTACTTTTGCCATAATCGACGAAAGTTCAAATGGCGCGGCACTGTATTTTAAATTCTGTAAAGAACTTTTTACTGATTTAATATCTGTATTCCAGTAGTTTTCGGTATTTGTAAGTAATGAAAACTGAGCAGTTTCGGGCGTGTTTTCGAGTAATTCCTGAACGGCACGTTTTAATAATTCTCCTTTTTTGCCTTTTGCCTGCATACTAAACGAATTGTCTAAAATAATGTACATTTCGTTTGATGCATTTTTGCTGTCTTTCGCCTCAAAAAATGGCTGCGCAAAAGCGATTATGGCACAGGTAAGCAGTAAAATACGAGTGGCAAGCAATAAACGTTTTTTGATTTTAGAACTTTTACGGGTTTGTATTGCAAGTTCTTTTAAGAAAAGAACATTGGTAAAATAAGAAGTTTTAAAACGTCGTAATTGAAATAAATGAACCAAAATTGGAACAATCAATAAAAACAGAAAGTATAGAATTTCGGGGTGTTTAAAGTGCATTCTAGCTTCGATTTACTTCGCTACGTTTTATTTTTCGCGAAGATGCAGGTCAAAAATACAAATTAAAAATTATTTAAACCATATAAGTTTATATAAGAGAGCAAGGAAAGTTTAGAATGAAATTAAAATAGGTTTATATAACTTGTACGTTGAAAAAAAGTGCAGAAATGTAACTTTTGTAATTTCTTTGTAACAAAGAAACTATTTCTAAAAGATTTTAATGTGTATTTTAGCTATTCAAAAAAACAAACTATGAAAAAAATATATCTTGTATTATTTTCTGCTTTAGCTTTCACAACGGCAAAAGCGCAGAATAAATTTAACCTATTGGTTGGAACCTATACCAACACATGCCAGAGTAACGGAATTTACGTTTACGAATTTGATGCTTCATCTGGTGATTTTAAATTGAAGAAATCTTCAGAGAATGTGGTAAGTCCAAGTTATTTATCAGTATCAGCAGATAATAAATTTATTTATGCTGTAAACGAAAACGGAAGCCATAGTACTGTAAGTGCCTTTAGTTATGATTCTGCTTCGGGAAAAATTAGTTTATTAAATAAAAATGATGCTTTAGGAGCAGATCCGTGTCATTTAATTAATGACGATAAAAATGTAATTGCAGCCAATTATTCGGGCGGAAGTATTGTTGTTTATAAAAAGAATGCAGACGGAAGTATTTCAGAGGTACAGCAGCTGATTCAGCATGAAGGAAAAGGTCCAAATGCTGCGCGTCAGGAAAAAGCACACGTACACATGGTTACTTTTTCTCCGGATAAAAAGTTTGTTTTGGTAAATGATTTAGGATTGGATAAAATTTTTATTTATAAATATAATCCAGCTTCTAAAAATGAAATTCTGACTTTAAAAAGCAGTGTTGATGTAAAACCTGGAAGCGGTCCAAGACATTTGACTTTTAGTAAAGACGGGAAATTTGTTTATCTGGTTCAGGAATTAGATGGAACACTTACTTCTTTTAGTTATGATAAAACCGGAAGTTTAAAACAAATTGCAGAAACAAGTATTCTTCCAAAAGATTTTAAAGGAGGAACGGGAGCAGCAGCGATAAAAATTTCTCCTGACGGAAACTTTTTATATGTTTCTGATCGTGTAGATGCAAATTCGATTACAGTTTATAAAATTCTTAAAAACGGAAGTATTGAACAGGTAGAACAGCAGAGTACTTTAGGAAAAGGCCCAAGAGATTTTGCTATTGATCCAACTGGAAATTATCTTTTAGTGGGACATCAATACACAAATGATATTGTAATTTTTAAAAGAGATATTGCAACAGGAAAACTTACAGACACAGGAAAAAGAATTCAATTGTGTTCGCCTGTTGGATTGGTTTTTACGAAAATATAGTTTTTTTAAAGGTTCAAAGTAACAAAGGCTCAAAGGTACAGAGGTTTATAACTGTACTTTTGAGCCTTTTTTATTACTTTGTCACTTTGTTCCTTTGTCACTTTGTAACTAAAAAAAGTTACTTATTATTTTTTTTCTTCTTCTCATTTCTCGTTTTCAGCATATTTCTATTAACTGATCCGTGTGTTTTCTTTTTGGTTTTTGAAGGACCGCCCAGATTAATTTTTTGATTCTTCTTAGATTTTTCGTGAAAAGCACCGTCACCTTCAAGTTTTGGTTTTTTCAATAAAAACTTTCTTGGCAGTTTATCTTTTTCAGCTTCAATCAATTTTTCAGAAATTTCTACTTCTTCAGGAAAATCAGAAATTTTAAGTTCCTGATCCATTAAAAGTTCAGTTTCAATTTTGAATTCTTCTTCTCTTGGTGTAACAAAACTAATAGCTGTTCCAGTTGCATCTGCACGACCTGTACGACCAATTCTGTGCATATACAATTCTGGTTCTTCCGGAAGTTCGAAGTTAATTACGTGAGTGATATTCGAAATATCCAAACCTCTCGCCATAACGTCGGTTGTAATTAAACCGCGAAGGTTTCCTTCCTGAAATTCAGCCATTGTGCTCAAACGGTAATTTTGAGATTTATTAGAGTGGATAACACCAAACTGACCTTCAAAAAGCTCATCAATACGATTGAAAAGCATATCCGAAATCTTTTTGTTGTTTACGAAAACCAAAATACGATTCATGCTTTCGTCGGTTTCTAATAAATGTTTCAGCAAATTTACTTTTGTATTGAAGTTTGGAACATTATAAGTAAACTGTGTAATTTTTTCAAGCGGTGTTCCAGATGGTGCTAATGTTACTTCTTCCGGGAAATCAAAATAATCATTTAAGATATCATCAACTTCATCTGTCATCGTTGCCGAGAACAGAATGTTTTGACGTTTGGTTTTCATCATCGCAAAAAGTGAAGTCAGCTGTGGTCTGAAACCTAAATTCAACATTTCGTCAAACTCGTCTATAACTAATTTTTGAGTTTCGTCAAAACGAACGACAGCATCAAGCGCTAAATCCATTGTACGTCCTGGTGTTCCAACCAAAATGTCGACACCTTCGTAAACGGCTTTTTTTTGTGTATTGATGTTTACGCCGCCATAAATACCTAAAGTTTTAACTGACATGTATTTGGTCAGCTTTTCTACTTCTTCAACCACCTGAACTACTAATTCGCGGGTTGGTACAAGCACTACGATTTTTGGCGTATTGGTATGGGTAAACTTATATAGTTTTAAAAGAGGCAGTAAATAAGCAAAAGTTTTACCGGTTCCGGTTTGTGCAATTCCCATCATATCGCGTCCAGACATGATTACAGAAAAAGATTTTTCCTGAATAGGAGTAGGCGTAACAAACCCTAATTCGTCAACTGCTTTTTGTAATGATTTTGGGAGATTGAATTTTTCGAAAGTGCTCATTTGCATTAAATTTTGTGCAAATGTACATTAA includes:
- a CDS encoding DEAD/DEAH box helicase gives rise to the protein MSTFEKFNLPKSLQKAVDELGFVTPTPIQEKSFSVIMSGRDMMGIAQTGTGKTFAYLLPLLKLYKFTHTNTPKIVVLVPTRELVVQVVEEVEKLTKYMSVKTLGIYGGVNINTQKKAVYEGVDILVGTPGRTMDLALDAVVRFDETQKLVIDEFDEMLNLGFRPQLTSLFAMMKTKRQNILFSATMTDEVDDILNDYFDFPEEVTLAPSGTPLEKITQFTYNVPNFNTKVNLLKHLLETDESMNRILVFVNNKKISDMLFNRIDELFEGQFGVIHSNKSQNYRLSTMAEFQEGNLRGLITTDVMARGLDISNITHVINFELPEEPELYMHRIGRTGRADATGTAISFVTPREEEFKIETELLMDQELKISDFPEEVEISEKLIEAEKDKLPRKFLLKKPKLEGDGAFHEKSKKNQKINLGGPSKTKKKTHGSVNRNMLKTRNEKKKKNNK
- a CDS encoding membrane protein, whose product is MNNTIEEGKSIAITSYILIIGVLIAMSMNSENKNSFASFHIRQALGLSLTFISFGAIISNFDSFYITFPMWICISILWTYGIFSAIQGQMRPIPLVGNVFQKWFKSIG
- a CDS encoding vWA domain-containing protein: MHFKHPEILYFLFLLIVPILVHLFQLRRFKTSYFTNVLFLKELAIQTRKSSKIKKRLLLATRILLLTCAIIAFAQPFFEAKDSKNASNEMYIILDNSFSMQAKGKKGELLKRAVQELLENTPETAQFSLLTNTENYWNTDIKSVKSSLQNLKYSAAPFELSSIMAKVKAHKSAYNKDIVIISDAVGLTDIKNIDTGKKPYFIIPEAEQKNNVSIDSVYINQTLENFYEIGVDLSGYGEDFKPISTALYNQNKLIAKTIINFDTKKKKISFTIPKEAFHGYVSIEDNGLTYDNKLFFSISKNKKTNVISIGEPEKSNFLSRIYTSAEFNYNNYSISSLDYNSLEKQNTIILNELAEIPQALQTTLKAFVSKGGNLVVIPSEKTSVSNLNSFLGNFGKVQFNNLKTESKLITKINFDHPLFSGVFENKITNFQYPKTNSSFDISSPYPAVLSYEDQSAFVTAVQNPTAGITVFSAPINASNSNFQQSPLIVPLFYKIAQHNQKTGINALTIGSNQPYFVDVLLTKDAILEVKGTEDSFIPIQQILNNKVKLTFNDFPETAGNYSIFDKKEWVENLSFNYKRTESDLSKVNTNVVSDFKTADTISTIFNTLQTERTDSQIWKWFVIFALLFLALEMAIIKFVK
- a CDS encoding tetratricopeptide repeat protein — translated: MYTKDNKLLKIAKELLQKVLDDYPDNNLEKSSVYKTFGDIFLLEKNLEKAIEYYRKAIDFEKVYPNVKTNSDIIYSELIIKNKLTNEYLNVEKILEEKISGLLFPIDKYKVFSMLAILNYYNSNIQTAKGYALLANENAQAETSGLRYHKHLGIVSERDDFFDRIINKL
- a CDS encoding lactonase family protein, giving the protein MKKIYLVLFSALAFTTAKAQNKFNLLVGTYTNTCQSNGIYVYEFDASSGDFKLKKSSENVVSPSYLSVSADNKFIYAVNENGSHSTVSAFSYDSASGKISLLNKNDALGADPCHLINDDKNVIAANYSGGSIVVYKKNADGSISEVQQLIQHEGKGPNAARQEKAHVHMVTFSPDKKFVLVNDLGLDKIFIYKYNPASKNEILTLKSSVDVKPGSGPRHLTFSKDGKFVYLVQELDGTLTSFSYDKTGSLKQIAETSILPKDFKGGTGAAAIKISPDGNFLYVSDRVDANSITVYKILKNGSIEQVEQQSTLGKGPRDFAIDPTGNYLLVGHQYTNDIVIFKRDIATGKLTDTGKRIQLCSPVGLVFTKI
- a CDS encoding dihydroorotase, with product MKIIIKSAKIIDSKSPFHNQTVDLLIADGLIEKIGVSLPDDGAEIVRFDDLYVSQGWFDSSVSLGEPGYEDRETIANGLNVAAKSGFTAIGLQPNSLPVIDNQSQVSFVKNKANGFATEIFPIGALTKASEGKDMAELFDMKNAGAIAFGDYNKSIDNANILKIALQYVQDFDGLVIAYSQDPNIKGNGVANEGIVSTRLGLKGIPNLAEELQISRNLFLLEYTGGKLHIPTISTAKSVELIREAKAKGLNVTASASVHHLVLTDEKLDGFDTRFKVTPPLRTEVDRQALLNGIADGTIDMITSDHNPIDIEFKKMEFDTAKNGTIGLESAFGALLTVLPVETIVAKLTAARTVFGLENHTIQEGAKANITLFTTEGKSTFTKENILSKSKNSAFLGTELKGSVYGILNQNQLVTK
- a CDS encoding alpha/beta hydrolase, coding for MSLSLEYKIREPKVILDKNPLLLLLHGYGSNEADLFSFASELPDNYYIISARAPYDLQYGAYAWYAINFDADQNKFSDNEQARTSRDVIAGFIDELVANYPIDANNVTLIGFSQGSILSYAAALSYPEKIQRVVAMSGYFNDEIIKEGFENNDFKNLKFFASHGTVDQVIPIEWARKTPAILEKLNIPVMYKEYPVGHGVAPQNFFDFKNWLTL